The following are encoded in a window of Drosophila simulans strain w501 chromosome 3L, Prin_Dsim_3.1, whole genome shotgun sequence genomic DNA:
- the LOC6736847 gene encoding uncharacterized protein LOC6736847: MWPLQSLTLFLCLGALQVYSIRLRLEQFYVKSFVPDDIFAEYDIVDYEKINVNLTVQVPFPGKLLMHIFVRKLSDEVGGSNHFDLIRMTNMDLCKLLDSLRNITVEEIPGESLLPSTFVVSCPLVPGFYFVEDSVIDSKLVPFRIPDGRYMVLFELIQVYEEVMKLISCRIKFSIKTPTGYTEPTLFKHTKENKATEKPVEKNEEASTEVTQSKEDSSELSNDYE; this comes from the exons ATGTGGCCTTTGCAAagtttaactttatttttatgtttaggAGCTCTTCAAGTTTATAGT ATCAGACTGCGGCTTGAGCAGTTTTATGTCAAATCTTTTGTACCAGATGATATATTCGCGGAGTATGACATCGTCGACTATGAGAAAATCAATGTGAACCTCACAGTTCAAGTTCCCTTTCCTGGCAAACTGCTCATGCACATTTTCGTAAGGAAGCTCTCGGATGAAGTGGGTGGTTCGAACCACTTCGATCTGATTCGCATGACGAACATGGATCTCTGCAAGCTCCTCGATTCACTTCGCAATATCACAGTGGAGGAAATACCGGGCGAAAGCCTCTTGCCCTCGACTTTTGTTGTCTCATGTCCTTTGGTTCCCGGCTTCTATTTCGTGGAGGATAGCGTTATTGATTCCAAACTGGTTCCTTTCCGCATTCCTGATGGCAGATACATGGTACTTTTTGAGCTGATACAAGTCTACGAGGAAGTCATGAAGCTGATTTCCTGCAGAATCAAGTTTTCCATTAAGACACCAACTGGATACACGGAACCAACACTATTTAAACATactaaagaaaataaagcgaCTGAGAAGCCAGTGGAGAAAAACGAAGAAGCAAGTACGGAGGTTACTCAGTCGAAAGAGGATAGTTCGGAATTATCAAACGATTACGAATAA
- the LOC6736848 gene encoding uncharacterized protein LOC6736848, translating to MKYLALTLFVCLMAIALISAVPVDESLIGDNIYQPAFDDVQRPQDPQAIFKLKKLLKLKKLLG from the exons atGAAGTACCTAGCTCTG ACCCTCTTCGTGTGCCTTATGGCCATCGCTCTCATTTCTGCCGTGCCCGTGGATGAGTCCCTGATCGGCGACAATATCTACCAGCCTGCCTTCGACGATGTCCAGCGTCCCCAGGATCCGCAGGCCATCTTCAAGCTGAAGAAGCTGCTCAAGCTGAAGAAGCTCCTGGGTTAG
- the LOC6736849 gene encoding uncharacterized protein LOC6736849 — MKFLLLSVFLCLAVCFMVTSAAPREEAIPEGFEGPGSESVNPSDDQSFLLKLKLLKKLLFLG; from the exons ATGAAGTTCTTGCTCCTG AGCGTCTTCCTTTGCCTTGCCGTGTGCTTCATGGTCACCAGTGCTGCTCCCCGCGAGGAGGCCATTCCCGAAGGCTTCGAAGGTCCTGGCAGTGAGTCCGTCAACCCATCGGACGACCAATCCTTCCTGCTCAAGCTGAAGCTGCTCAAGAAGCTGCTGTTCCTGGGCTAG
- the LOC27206282 gene encoding ubiquitin thioesterase OTU1, with the protein MTGSFSVKLKSKKGQFIVNDLNEHTTLGELKTKIVQATDIQATQLHVLVGYPPKPLDLSQQQEQRDLKAVGINSGETLIVEEKAAPAPAAAPAAPGRGGTTVEDDEALARRLQAEEEAQLLQETAGGPVAQAPEYQLPVAPTESGPNGDFNGILLKKVVPADNSCLFTSIRFVLNGKVDNEGSEMMRHIIAQEVAADPQSYNDAVLGKSNAEYCVWIQKADSWGGAIEVSILSNYYGIEIDVVDIQNAIINRFGEDKNFGLRVFLLFDGIHYDPLYMETSPSAAPATIFPVEELGVYQQAEQLANEAQSSRQYTNVDKFTLRCMQCDVRLVGQVQAQEHAKQTGHKNFGEI; encoded by the coding sequence ATGACGGGATCGTTCAGTGTGAAGCTCAAGTCCAAAAAAGGTCAATTCATTGTCAACGACCTGAACGAGCATACGACGCTGGGGGAGCTGAAAACGAAAATAGTCCAGGCCACCGACATCCAAGCGACGCAGCTGCACGTCCTAGTAGGCTATCCGCCCAAGCCACTGGATCTctcgcagcagcaggagcagcgcgACCTCAAAGCGGTCGGAATCAACAGCGGAGAGACGCTGATTGTGGAGGAGAAGGCTGCCCCTGCGCccgccgctgctcctgctgccccTGGGCGTGGCGGCACCACCGTGGAGGATGACGAGGCGCTGGCGCGTCGTCTGCAggccgaggaggaggcgcagctgctgcaggaaACCGCTGGCGGTCCAGTCGCCCAGGCACCAGAGTACCAGCTGCCGGTGGCGCCGACGGAAAGCGGGCCGAATGGCGACTTCAATGGCATACTGCTGAAGAAGGTGGTGCCGGCGGACAATTCGTGCCTCTTCACCAGCATACGATTCGTGCTCAACGGCAAGGTGGACAACGAGGGCAGCGAAATGATGCGGCACATCATTGCGCAGGAGGTGGCCGCCGATCCGCAGAGCTACAACGACGCCGTGCTGGGCAAATCGAATGCCGAGTACTGCGTCTGGATACAGAAGGCGGACTCGTGGGGCGGCGCCATCGAGGTGTCCATACTGTCCAACTACTATGGCATCGAGATCGATGTGGTGGACATACAGAACGCCATTATCAATCGCTTTGGGGAGGACAAGAACTTTGGACTGCGTGTCTTCCTGCTCTTCGATGGCATCCACTACGATCCGCTGTACATGGAGACATCGCCGAGTGCTGCTCCGGCCACCATCTTCCCGGTGGAGGAGCTGGGCGTCTATCAGCAGGCCGAGCAGTTGGCCAACGAGGCGCAGTCCTCCCGGCAATACACCAATGTGGATAAATTCACCCTGCGCTGCATGCAGTGCGATGTTAGGCTGGTCGGCCAGGTGCAGGCCCAGGAGCATGCCAAGCAAACCGGACACAAGAACTTCGGAGAGATTTAA
- the LOC6736851 gene encoding protein Asterix translates to MNMSVDPRRKEKINRYKAPKNQGQSGGANEDMMPDYMNILGMIFSMCGLMMKLKWCAWFALYCSCISFASSRASDDAKQVLSSFMLSVSAVVMSYLQNPAAMTPPWAS, encoded by the exons atgaacatGAGCGTGGATCCGCGCCGCAAAGAGAAGATCAACCGCTACAAGGCGCCCAAGAACCAGGGCCAGAGCGGCGGTGCCAACGAGGACATGATGCCGGATTACATGAACATTCTGGGCATGATTTTCTCCATGTGTGGACTGATGATGAAG CTCAAGTGGTGCGCCTGGTTTGCGCTCTACTGCTCCTGCATCAGTTTCGCCAGTTCCCGGGCCAGCGACGATGCCAAACAGGTGCTCTCCTCCTTCATGTTGAGTGTCAGTGCGGTGGTGATGTCCTACCTCCAGAATCCCGCTGCCATGACCCCACCATGGGCCTCCTAG
- the LOC6736852 gene encoding pentatricopeptide repeat-containing protein 1, mitochondrial, producing the protein MALRLLSRSMSCHIRGLQLNATGRTLNSYICRLELPPASWSCSQNRLLHVRITDQEAGLQTKREANRNQNHFREEVLEELTTAAPRERQKFKPEKKPKEKPTKKVQDFGDPDTFGDAKVAATEDPGDVEEEEFISNSTRRSKKLKAVEYARQIKDHLKANRLNEAIAVLEQRMLKEDRAKPDKYIYNLLISGCAKAGYTRKAFFLYTKMRQRGLQVTGGTYTSLFNACANAPSVSDGLAKAQILRENMLEKGYEPNVKNYNAMIKAYGRCGDVDTAYMLADEMMERQLELNADTFNFLLQACASNSEHGFRHALLTWHNMLQRGISPDYYSFNAMLRCARDCGFGDLDSMREVLDQIAPSAARKKPVLQLEEGQQDDLPSVQANTTTLPAQIEVATTASELELPNLLLPQPHLGSLVALEEVTRPHERFLLLGGLTGFLEHMKQHNITPDIETFTAMLEVIPPTNAAEKQLLTFVRKIGLKADIDFFNILIKKRSMRFDYESAKEVLFMIRTAGLRPDIVTYGVLALGCRTQEEARELLEQMQVAGIKMNMPILGAMLRQGCANKSFSYVNEIIQLSLEEGLKPNEAFLRHLHNFHRGCARAIDARHPSTKTAAFKKGHSKFCDKYRLYYEEQGLAGLKLEDAIAKVKERPYEQFKLPPVDGMEPLKHEQLKHKTKQRKYIKKIKIHELQDDPPKESLKRIE; encoded by the exons ATGGCTCTGCGGTTGCTTAGCCGTTCGATGAGCTGCCACATACGTGGCttgcaattaaatgccacCGGAAGAACGTTAAATAGTTATATCTGTCGGCTGGAGCTTCCGCCTGCATCCTGGTCGTGCTCACAAAATCGCTTGTTGCACGTGAGGATTACAGATCAAGAAGCCGGTTTGCAGACCAAACGAGAGGCCAACCGGAACCAGAATCATTTTCGTGAAGAAGTTCTTGAAGAACTTACCACAGCAGCACCCAGAGAACGCCAGAAGTTTAAGCCAgaaaagaaacccaaagaaAAACCCACCAAAAAGGTGCAGGACTTTGGTGATCCGGACACCTTTGGCGATGCCAAAGTTGCTGCAACAGAAGATCCAGGTGATGTTGAGGAAGAAGAGTTTATTAGCAATTCCACTAGGCGTTCAAAGAAACTAAAAGCCGTGGAATATGCCCGTCAGATCAAGGATCATCTTAAGGCGAACCGCCTAAATGAGGCCATCGCCGTGCTGGAGCAACGGATGCTGAAGGAGGATCGCGCCAAGCCGGACAAGTACATATACAATCTGCTGATCAGCGGCTGTGCCAAGGCGGGCTACACCCGCAAGGCCTTCTTCCTGTACACCAAGATGCGTCAACGTGGTCTTCAAGTCACCGGAGGAACCTACACTTCGCTATTCAACGCCTGCGCCAATGCTCCCTCCGTAAGCGATGGCCTGGCCAAGGCCCAAATCCTGCGGGAAAACATGCTGGAGAAGGGCTACGAACCAAATGTGAAGAACTACAATGCCATGATCAAGGCGTATGGAAGGTGCGGTGATGTGGACACTGCCTACATGCTGGCCGACGAAATGATGGAGCGCCAGCTGGAACTGAATGCAGATACATTCAACTTTCTGCTGCAGGCGTGTGCCAGCAACTCGGAGCACGGTTTCCGGCATGCTCTGCTCACTTGGCACAACATGTTGCAGCGAGGAATCAGTCCGGACTACTACAGCTTCAATGCGATGCTGAGATGTGCAAGGGATTGTGGCTTCGGTGACTTGGATTCCATGCGAGAGGTTCTCGATCAAATTGCGCCATCAGCAGCTAGAAAGAAACCAGTTCTCCAGTTGGAGGAAGGCCAGCAAGATGATTTACCCAGTGTGCAAGCCAACACAACTACGTTGCCTGCCCAAATTGAGGTGGCCACAACAGCGAGCGAGCTGGAACTGCCCAATCTTTTGCTGCCTCAGCCGCATCTGGGCAGTCTGGTGGCCCTGGAGGAGGTGACACGTCCACACGAGCGTTTCTTGCTACTTGGCGGTCTCACTGGCTTTCTGGAGCACATGAAGCAGCACAACATCACACCGGACATCGAAACATTTACCGCGATGCTGGAGGTGATACCGCCCACAAATGCTGCCGAGAAGCAGCTGCTCACATTCGTGCGCAAGATTGGCCTCAAGGCAGACATCGACTTCTTCAACATACTGATCAAAAAGCGTTCCATGCGCTTCGATTACGAGAGTGCCAAGGAAGTGCTCTTCATGATTCGCACGGCGGGTTTGCGGCCGGACATTGTCACCTACGGTGTGCTCGCCCTGGGTTGTCGCACGCAGGAAGAGGCTAGGGAACTGCTGGAACAGATGCAGGTGGCGGGCATTAAGATGAACATGCCCATACTGGGGGCCATGCTGCGGCAGGGCTGTGCTAACAAATCCTTCAGCTACGTCAACGAGATCATTCAGTTGAGTCTGGAGGAGGGCCTCAAGCCAAACGAAGCCTTCCTGCGGCACCTGCACAACTTTCACAGGGGTTGTGCGCGAGCCATTGACGCCAGA CATCCATCAACCAAGACGGCAGCCTTTAAGAAGGGCCACTCTAAATTCTGTGATAAATACCGCCTGTACTACGAGGAGCAGGGACTGGCCGGTCTCAAGCTGGAGGACGCCATTGCCAAGGTGAAGGAGCGCCCGTATGAGCAGTTCAAGCTGCCGCCTGTCGACGGAATGGAACCACTCAAGCACGAGCAGCTCAAGCACAAAACGAAACAGCGAAAGTACATCAAGAAGATCAAGATACACGAGCTGCAGGATGACCCTCCCAAGGAGTCGTTGAAGAGGATAGAATAA